From the genome of Lotus japonicus ecotype B-129 chromosome 6, LjGifu_v1.2, one region includes:
- the LOC130725136 gene encoding uncharacterized protein LOC130725136: protein MEAKLDKLEAKLDEIQFSVTQMLLKSYQQQFESPQCYPQENFENIWCDPPCYHPQGQFQQPIYSPPCYYPQEEFQYPFHDPHHSQEEFHQPWNDPPEFLEDISKQYEANQAQFQQPRHEEPSILQEIQDMLNQMFANLNANADQHLQDTANLQAPVNELVARTPTLQHEADAEIDDEVNPCDDTHLDAKTNGSSDVSEFAVDFASDADSNDEANQQEIHLPLPQRTYENEKMYHGEEENKLLDDFKKCFARDEVKKMDVERGSKLAIFSHKPLLINLDIFEKVVLIGDSVDCKKSISMEEYVLKPLPKSDGIDKIVKLAKLRWFNSVVNIWICLDISASF, encoded by the exons atggaagctaaacttGATAAGCTAGAAGCCAAACTCGACGAGATACAATTTTCTGTTACACAAATGTTGCTCAAGAGCTATCAACAACAGTTTGAGTCACCTCAATGTTATCcacaagagaattttgaaaatatttggtgtgaccCACCTTGCTATCATCCACAAGGGCAATTCCAGCAGCCTATTTATTCACCACCATGCTACTATCCGCAAGAGGAATTTCAATATCCATTTCATGATCCACATCATTCACAAGAGGAATTTCATCAACCTTGGAATGATCCACCCGAATTTCTGGAAGacatttcaaagcaatatgaaGCAAACCAAGCCCAGTTTCAACAACCTCGACACGAGGAACCTTCCATATTGCAAGAAATTCAAGACATGTTGAACCAAATGTTTGCAAATCTCAATGCAAATGCTGATCAACACCTGCAAGATACTGCAAATTTACAAGCTCCAGTTAACGAGCTAGTTGCTCGCACTCCCACATTGCAACATGAAGCTGATgcagagattgatgatgaagttaatcCTTGTGATGATACTCATCTTGATGCTAAGACTAATGGTTCTAGTGATGTTAGTGAGTTTGCAGTTGATTTTGCTTCTGATGCTGATTCTAATGATGAAGCCAACCAACAAGAAATACATCTCCCTCTTCCACAAAGAACTTATGAGAATGAGAAGATGtatcatggtgaagaagaaaataagttgttggatgatttcaagaagtgttttgcaagggatgaagttaagaagatggatgtagaacgtggatctaaattagcaatattttcacataagccgcttttaattaatctagacatttttgaaaaagtcgTGCTTATTGGAGACTCTGTTGATTGCAAGAAGTCAATTTCCATGGAGGaatatgttttgaaacctctaccgaagtc GGACGGAATTGACAAGATTGTTAAGCTTGCAAAATTAAGATGGTTTAACAGTGTGGTTAACATATGGATTTGTCTTGATATTTCTGCTTCTTTTTGA